Proteins from one Malaya genurostris strain Urasoe2022 chromosome 2, Malgen_1.1, whole genome shotgun sequence genomic window:
- the LOC131433099 gene encoding uncharacterized protein LOC131433099 — translation MEQSTESAKEPPKIESIKKPKSYLYDSKNKGLPVYGVIVQWDGKTKYSTKAIMAKFETKLATYRSQKSNENQIKSSLKRKQFPYFRRSGPNKGIVSFTTMDEANAFSITKDPDFYAFIPLSFIVVVGVAELPGTKLNVKDLKPTCPSYEILQWRKKKLPVSKKTQITVAIRGTELPSKIYFKDYEAQLTSFERKPVYCSRCLRYGHRIRDCLRKPRCGICIRTKPRLKHKEQKCHIVKRSGNIERCIYCQQNHAIGSADCVEQMQQCVFKGQLVKRTMDYVSVLESDIIPAIRTTSVNSTGSWLIS, via the exons ATGGAACAGTCGACAGAGTCTGCGAAAGAACCACCGAAAATTGAATCTATTAAAAAGCCGAAATCATACCTGTATGATTCTAAAAACAAAGGTCTTCCGGTGTATGGAGTAATAGTTCAATGGG ATGGTAAAACTAAATACTCAACAAAAGCGATAATGGCGAAATTCGAGACGAAATTAGCAACATACAGATCACAGAAAAGCAATGAAAATCAGATAAAATCATCGCTCAAACGTAAACAATTTCCATATTTCCGCCGATCTGGCCCTAACAAGGGTATTGTTTCATTTACAACAATGGATGAGGCAAATGCCTTCTCGATCACTAAAGACCCTGATTTTTATGCTTTCATTCCTCTAAGTTTTATTGTGGTCGTTGGGGTGGCCGAATTGCCTGGAACCAAATTGAACGTGAAAGATCTTAAACCTACCTGTCCATCGTATGAAATATTGCAgtggcgcaaaaaaaagttgccAGTTAGCAAGAAGACACAGATAACGGTTGCGATTCGAGGCACCGAATTACCATCGAAAATTTATTTCAAGGACTATGAAGCTCAGCTCACTTCATTTGAACGAAAGCCTGTTTACTGCAGCCGCTGTTTAAGGTATGGTCACCGAATTCGTGATTGTTTGCGCAAACCCCGTTGTGGTATATGCATCCGGACAAAACCGAGACTGAAGCATAAGGAACAAAAGTGTCATATAGTTAAACGGAGCGGCAATATTGAAAGGTGCATCTACTGTCAGCAAAATCACGCCATTGGATCCGCAGACTGTGTGGAGCAAATGCAGCAGTGTGTGTTTAAAGGACAGTTGGTCAAGCGCACCATGGATTATGTTTCCGTCTTGGAATCAGACATTATTCCAGCCATCCGTACCACATCGGTGAATTCGACGGGATCATGGTTAATTTCTTAA
- the LOC131429837 gene encoding uncharacterized protein LOC131429837, giving the protein MLVSVATHQQAIELAKQVKQIHADGGFEIRNWISNSEQVTKALQEKRTEEKSLDLSPEFSTEKVLGMWWCTSSDTFTYKIGWNRYGRALLEGEIHPTKRDMLRVLMSIFDPLGLIAHFLMYLKVILQDVWRAGIDWDDRIDDTLFEKWQRWLQMLPRVEEISIPRCYFSHTDAVGENIQLHTFVDAGDNGIAAACYLRVVQDGIVECRLVAAKTRVAPLKYMSTPKLELQAALVGARLSRSVSEGLVIKFSRKMFWSDSQDVICWIKSDHRRYSQFVAFRVSEILETTEMSEWRYVPTDLNVADDGTKWKGVPDLTSKARWFNGPKFLYQSDECWPVSCNNSLATELELRPSVLVHSVAAVPAVCVTDFSSWNRLVNVVALVRRFVKNCKLKLKKSSIVIGPLSSQEISSSAHYLIRQAQQEAYQDEITVLKQSQQDLERSTARIPTTSSIYKKSPWIDQNSILRMRGRIAACDYATEDAKNPIILPRDHHTTKLIVAHYHQKYHHQNHETVINEIRQKYSIPKLRATYSKVKRDCQRCMNYRVLPQVPIMADLPSARLDAFTRPFTHVGVDFFGPYEIVIGRRAEKRWGMLATCLTVRAIHIEVVNSLSSDSCIMALRNFVARRGKPRTFYSDRGTNFVGANRVIKEAEGSINHEELMREFTDAETSWTFLPPSSPHMGGSWERLIGCVKKNLMVVLHARKLSDEVLRNVLTEVENVVNSRPLTHVPVDDDSAPALTPNHFLLGSSNGVKPLSTIVDTDAVLRPSWRLSQVQANRFWTRWVTDYLPEITRRTKWFNYTKPIQPDDVVVIVDPQSPRSCWPKGRIICT; this is encoded by the coding sequence ATGCTGGTTAGTGTTGCGACGCATCAGCAAGCAATTGAACTCGCTAAACAGGTGAAGCAAATACATGCCGATGGCGGATTCGAGATCCGTAACTGGATAAGCAACTCCGAACAGGTTACTAAGGCGTTACAAGAGAAACGGACGGAGGAGAAGAGCCTTGACCTCTCTCCTGAATTTTCTACAGAAAAGGTTCTCGGCATGTGGTGGTGTACTTCTTCGGATACATTCACGTATAAGATTGGTTGGAATCGTTATGGTCGTGCTCTGTTAGAAGGTGAAATTCATCCAACAAAAAGGGATATGCTGCGTGTTCTGATGTCTATTTTCGATCCTCTTGGTTTGATCGCACATTTTCTCATGTACttaaaagtcatcctccaagatGTTTGGCGTGCCGGAATTGATTGGGACGACCGAATCGACGACACACTGTTCGAAAAGTGGCAGAGATGGCTTCAAATGCTTCCAAGAGTCGAAGAAATTAGTATTCCTCGGTGCTACTTCAGTCACACAGATGCTGTTGGCGAAAATATTCAGCTCCACACGTTCGTAGATGCTGGCGACAATGGCATTGCAGCAGCGTGTTATTTGCGCGTCGTTCAGGACGGCATTGTTGAGTGCAGACTAGTTGCCGCGAAAACTAGAGTCGCTCCATTAAAGTATATGTCAACGCCTAAACTTGAGCTCCAAGCAGCGTTAGTGGGCGCGCGACTATCTCGATCAGTTTCCGAAGGTCTTGTTATCAAATTCTctcgaaaaatgttttggtcAGACTCACAGGACGTAATATGTTGGATCAAGTCGGATCACCGCCGTTATTCACAGTTTGTGGCATTCCGAGTTAGTGAAATACTGGAGACGACAGAGATGAGCGAATGGAGATACGTTCCTACCGATTTAAACGTGGCAGACGATGGGACTAAATGGAAAGGGGTTCCTGATTTAACTTCAAAGGCAAGATGGTTTAACGGTCCTAAATTTCTTTATCAATCAGACGAATGTTGGCCAGTTTCGTGTAACAACTCGTTGGCTACAGAGCTAGAACTACGTCCGAGCGTATTAGTTCACTCTGTCGCAGCAGTGCCCGCGGTATGCGTTACCGACTTTTCTTCTTGGAATCGGTTAGTTAATGTCGTTGCTCTGGTACGCAGATTTGTGAAAAATTGCAAACTAAAACTCAAGAAAAGTTCAATCGTGATTGGGCCACTTTCAAGCCAAGAAATATCTTCCTCAGCTCATTATTTAATCCGTCAAGCGCAGCAGGAGGCCTATCAAGACGAAATTACCGTCTTAAAACAATCACAGCAAGATCTAGAGCGTTCTACAGCGCGGATTCCCACTACAAGTTCAATTTATAAGAAATCACCGTGGATAGACCAGAATTCGATTTTGAGAATGCGAGGCCGCATCGCCGCCTGTGACTACGCTACAGAGGATGCAAAGAATCCGATAATTCTGCCCCGTGACCACCATACCACCAAGTTGATCGTTGCACATTATCACCAAAAATATCACCACCAGAATCACGAGACCGTGATTAACGAAATTCGCCAGAAATACAGCATTCCCAAACTCCGTGCGACATACTCCAAAGTAAAAAGAGACTGTCAGCGATGTATGAACTACAGAGTACTCCCGCAAGTTCCAATCATGGCCGACTTACCATCAGCACGCCTGGATGCCTTCACGCGCCCTTTCACGCATGTTGGCGTCGATTTCTTCGGACCGTACGAGATCGTCATAGGACGTCGAGCAGAAAAGCGTTGGGGGATGCTGGCAACGTGTCTCACAGTTCGGGCGATTCACATCGAGGTTGTGAACTCACTTAGTTCTGACTCGTGCATAATGGCACTTAGAAATTTTGTGGCAAGGAGAGGTAAACCGAGAACCTTTTACAGTGATCGTGGCACTAATTTTGTCGGTGCAAACCGTGTTATCAAAGAAGCAGAAGGTTCTATCAACCATGAAGAATTGATGAGAGAATTCACCGACGCGGAAACTAGCTGGACGTTTCTACCTCCTTCTTCTCCTCATATGGGTGGGAGTTGGGAACGCCTGATTGGGTGCGTTAAAAAGAACTTGATGGTAGTTCTGCATGCTCGGAAGCTCAGTGACGAAGTTCTGCGAAACGTGTTAACAGAAGttgaaaatgtcgtaaactctcGACCGTTGACACATGTTCCCGTTGACGATGATTCAGCGCCTGCTTTGACCCCGAATCATTTCCTGCTGGGATCATCCAACGGAGTTAAACCGTTAAGCACTATCGTCGATACTGATGCCGTGCTTCGTCCAAGCTGGCGATTATCTCAGGTTCAAGCAAATCGTTTTTGGACACGTTGGGTAACTGATTATCTGCCAGAAATAACCCGTCGTACGAAATGGTTCAACTATACGAAACCGATCCAGCCGGATGATGTTGTAGTGATTGTCGACCCGCAATCGCCTAGGAGCTGCTGGCCAAAGGGGAGAATTATTTGCACTTAA
- the LOC131429838 gene encoding protein phosphatase methylesterase 1, with amino-acid sequence MSNLQRAIMKSRLPPMCPNPKFPKPTDRGFRRQTDYNPVLWSEYFAEHRDVETKQGKFRVYLSKQTDVPGPLLVLLHGGGFSALSWAHFSMEITKIIHCQCLAIDIRGHGDTYTSNEDDLSAETLAQDIGDVLQNIYGESSPPIILIGHSMGGAICVHVAYLNIVSALIGIVVIDVVEGTALEALASMQSFLRSRPNTFRSIQHAVEWSVRSGQIRNIESARVSMPGQIINIQTGKLSTNELPLQEENTGESTRFSNPNAIAEDAELPAPVTAPPASSSSNAKKYTWRIDLSKSETYWEGWFQGLSQKFLDVRVPKLLLLAGIDNLDRALTVGQMQGKFQMQVLARCGHAVHEDRPHEVAEVIATYLLRNKFAEASGDGQFLKHLPAC; translated from the exons ATGTCAAATTTGCAGCGGGCAATTATGAAGTCCCGTCTACCGCCTATGTGTCCGAATCCAAAGTTTCCCAAACCCAC GGATCGAGGATTCCGCCGGCAAACAGACTACAATCCGGTTTTATGGAGTGAATACTTTGCCGAACATCGGGATGTTGAGACTAAACAAGGAAAGTTTCGTGTTTATCTTTCGAAGCAAACAGACGTGCCCGGTCCACTGCTAGTGTTACTACATGGAGGTGGATTTTCGGCACTTTCGTGGGCTCATTTTAGT ATGGAAATCACAAAAATCATTCACTGCCAATGTTTGGCGATCGACATCAGAGGTCATGGGGACACTTACACTTCAAACGAGGATGATTTATCGGCTGAAACTTTGGCGCA GGACATTGGGGATGTGTTACAAAATATATACGGCGAATCTTCTCCGCCGATCATTTTGATTGGCCATTCGATGGGAGGTGCTATATGCGTGCACGTCGCCTATCTGAACATTGTTAGTGCACTCATCGGAATCGTCGTGATCGATGTAGTCGAAGGAACCGCATTGGAAGCATTAGCCAGCATGCAAAGTTTTTTGCGTTCCAGACCGAACACATTTAGAAGCATTCAACATGCAGTGGAATGGAGTGTACGTAGCGGTCAGATCcggaacattgaatcggcgcgGGTTTCTATGCCGGGACAGATTATAAA CATCCAAACTGGGAAATTGTCTACCAACGAGCTACCACTGCAAGAGGAAAACACCGGAGAGAGCACACGGTTCAGTAATCCAAACGCTATCGCAGAGGATGCCGAACTACCCGCGCCAGTTACTGCGCCTCCTGCATCATCGTCTAGCAATGCTAAAAAATATACTTGGCGTATTGACTTGTCCAAGTCGGAGACTTATTGGGAGGGTTGGTTTCAAGGACTGAGTCAAAAGTTTTTGGACGTGAGAGTTCCCAAGCTTTTACTACTAGCAGGAATTGATAACCTCGATCGGGCTCTCACAGTTGGTCAGATGCAAG GTAAATTTCAAATGCAAGTTCTGGCTCGATGCGGTCATGCTGTTCACGAAGACCGTCCACATGAGGTGGCCGAAGTGATTGCGACGTACTTACTccgaaacaaatttgctgaagcttCAGGTGACGGACAATTTTTGAAACACCTTCCTGCTTGCTAG
- the LOC131429839 gene encoding UPF0193 protein EVG1 homolog, producing MMDRVKSRVTQGGLFHTPKAKYTKETQDLIKILMEEAKLTILQRNKINYHLRTGEPLPPPREPKFEQEHSNFLPLAIPKKNLQKRSLSTIIESGAFDVEKYSPKDCKETVEKSKLKLQEQMAGCKIYPDDGRKRELPVHSDEQLEFVPSDREAELLQEINERVEWLAEMEALGEGKQHRQVIHAQIAERLNEIKRLQKECSNQNVPTENV from the exons ATGATGGATCGAGTAAAATCACGAGTAACCCAAGGAGGGCTTTTTCACACTCCCAAAGCTAAATATACCAAGGAGACACAGGATTTGATCAAGA TATTGATGGAAGAGGCCAAATTAACTATTCTTcagcgaaataaaataaactatCATTTAAGGACGGGGGAGCCACTGCCACCACCGAGAGAACCGAAATTCGAACAAGAGCACAgcaattttttaccgttggctaTTCCGAAAAAGAACCTTCAGAAGCGTTCATTGTCTACGATAATCGAAAGCGGTGCGTTTGACGTAGAAAAATATTCACCGAAAGACTGTAAGGAGACTGTTGAGAAATCTAAGCTAAAGCTTCAGGAACAAATGGCTGGTTGTAAGATATATCCCGACGACGGCCGAAAACGAGAATTGCCGGTACACAGTGATGAACAGCTGGAGTTTGTTCCATCGGACAGAGAAGCTGAAT TGCTTCAAGAAATCAACGAACGTGTCGAATGGTTAGCAGAAATGGAAGCCTTAGGTGAGGGCAAACAACATCGTCAGGTGATTCATGCTCAAATTGCCGAACGCCTTAATGAAATCAAACGTTTGCAAAAAGAATGTTCCAACCAGAATGTTCCTACAGAAAATGTATAA
- the LOC131429840 gene encoding signal recognition particle 14 kDa protein isoform X2, which translates to MVLLSNDELTLLSQSARSESSFTITVKRYDGHDRPKPREGNAPLLKPVEYQCLIRARSRSKKLSTVVRHDEVAKFMESYSKVLKSSMDGLKKIKKVKNKAKAAQG; encoded by the exons ATGGTTCTACTAAGTAACGACGAA CTCACACTATTATCCCAATCAGCCAGAAGTGAATCGTCTTTTACAATCACAGTAAAACGGT ACGACGGTCATGACCGACCAAAACCACGCGAGGGCAACGCTCCACTGCTGAAACCCGTCGAGTACCAATGCCTGATTAGAGCTCGATCTCGTTCCAAAAAGCTTTCAACAGTTGTGCGACATGATGAGGTGGCTAAATTCATGGAATCCTATTCTAAGGTGCTCAAGTCGAGCATGGACGGGCTGAAGAAGATCAAGAAAGTAAAAAATAAGGCCAAAGCGGCTCAGGGGTAG
- the LOC131429840 gene encoding signal recognition particle 14 kDa protein isoform X1, translating to MVLLSNDEFLTQLTLLSQSARSESSFTITVKRYDGHDRPKPREGNAPLLKPVEYQCLIRARSRSKKLSTVVRHDEVAKFMESYSKVLKSSMDGLKKIKKVKNKAKAAQG from the exons ATGGTTCTACTAAGTAACGACGAA TTTCTCACACAGCTCACACTATTATCCCAATCAGCCAGAAGTGAATCGTCTTTTACAATCACAGTAAAACGGT ACGACGGTCATGACCGACCAAAACCACGCGAGGGCAACGCTCCACTGCTGAAACCCGTCGAGTACCAATGCCTGATTAGAGCTCGATCTCGTTCCAAAAAGCTTTCAACAGTTGTGCGACATGATGAGGTGGCTAAATTCATGGAATCCTATTCTAAGGTGCTCAAGTCGAGCATGGACGGGCTGAAGAAGATCAAGAAAGTAAAAAATAAGGCCAAAGCGGCTCAGGGGTAG